In a single window of the Lagenorhynchus albirostris chromosome 19, mLagAlb1.1, whole genome shotgun sequence genome:
- the ETV2 gene encoding ETS translocation variant 2 isoform X1: MAHRPSRSVACGIFLVQGTNPCPLHRQEDSQPLRHQGSPKEVIFNEYSQRAAMDLWNWDEASAQEVPLGSRLSGLEGAELDFYFPELALQGDTLTAETGWKSVCGLGPLSAGEGLPQPDWGSALPYPEAPWGAEPAPQALPWSGDWTDLPCTGSVPWSRVSQALGPALWAGSEGAAAQNCATSAESANSWSGAQVAASSTSWDYSVGPDGATYWGKSLGGEPPADSTISWGGPAGSDYTISWDSGLHTDCTTSSKEYQTSDLTTSSEPSQQSDRATLACYPKANHRGPIQLWQFLLELLHDGARSSCIRWTGNSREFQLCDPKEVARLWGERKRKPGMNYEKLSRGLRYYYRRDIVRKSGGRKYTYRFGGRVPGLVYPDCVESGQGATTQ, encoded by the exons atggctcacaggcctagccgctccgtggcatgcgggatcttcctggtccagggcacgaacccgtgtcccctgcatcggcaggaggactctcaaccactgcgccaccagggaagccctaaagaggTTATTTTTAATG AATATTCACAGCGAGCAGCCATGGATTTGTGGAACTGGGATGAAGCATCAGCACAGGAAGTGCCCCTGGGGAGCAGGCTGTCAGGTCTGG AAGGAGCTGAACTCGACTTCTATTTCCCTGAACTGGCGCTCCAAGGGGACACGCTGACAGCGGAGACAGGTTGGAAAAGTGTCTGTGGGCTGGGACCCCTGAGCGCTGGGGAAG GGCTCCCACAGCCGGACTGGGGCTCCGCATTACCGTACCCAGAAGCTCCATGGGGGGCGG AACCCGCCCCTCAGGCTCTTCCGTGGTCGGGAGACTGGACAGACTTGCCGTGCACCGGCTCGGTCCCTTGGAGCCGCGTCTCCCAGGCCCTGGGTCCCGCCCTCTGGGCTGGCTCTGAAGGGGCAGCCGCCCAGAACTGCGCCACCTCCGCGGAAAGTGCCAACTCGTGGTCGGGCGCCCAGGTCGCCGCCAGCTCCACCAGCTGGGACTATTCTGTTGGCCCGGACGGCGCCACCTATTGGGGCAAGAGCCTCGGCGGGGAGCCGCCCGCCGACTCTACCATTtcgtggggcgggcctgcgggaTCGGACTATACCATCTCCTGGGACTCGGGGCTGCATACGGACTGCACCACCTCTTCGAAGGAGTACCAGACTTCAGATCTCACCACTTCTTCCGAACCGAGCCAGCAGTCGGACCGCGCAACCTTGGCTTGTTACCCCAAAGCTAACCACCGAG GTCCCATTCAGCTGTGGCAGTTCCTCCTGGAGCTACTCCACGACGGGGCGCGTAGCAGCTGCATCCGCTGGACGGGCAATAGCCGCGAGTTCCAACTCTGCGACCCCAAAGAG GTGGCGCGGCTGTGGGGCGAGCGCAAGAGGAAGCCCGGCATGAATTACGAGAAGCTGAGCCGAGGTCTGCGCTACTACTACCGCCGCGACATCGTGCGCAAGAGCGGGGGGCGCAAGTACACGTACCGCTTCGGGGGCCGCGTGCCTGGCCTAGTCTATCCCGACTGCGTGGAGAGCGGACAGGGAGCAACGACTCAATAA
- the ETV2 gene encoding ETS translocation variant 2 isoform X5 has protein sequence MDLWNWDEASAQEVPLGSRLSGLEGAELDFYFPELALQGDTLTAETGWKSVCGLGPLSAGEGLPQPDWGSALPYPEAPWGAEPAPQALPWSGDWTDLPCTGSVPWSRVSQALGPALWAGSEGAAAQNCATSAESANSWSGAQVAASSTSWDYSVGPDGATYWGKSLGGEPPADSTISWGGPAGSDYTISWDSGLHTDCTTSSKEYQTSDLTTSSEPSQQSDRATLACYPKANHRGPIQLWQFLLELLHDGARSSCIRWTGNSREFQLCDPKEVARLWGERKRKPGMNYEKLSRGLRYYYRRDIVRKSGGRKYTYRFGGRVPGLVYPDCVESGQGATTQ, from the exons ATGGATTTGTGGAACTGGGATGAAGCATCAGCACAGGAAGTGCCCCTGGGGAGCAGGCTGTCAGGTCTGG AAGGAGCTGAACTCGACTTCTATTTCCCTGAACTGGCGCTCCAAGGGGACACGCTGACAGCGGAGACAGGTTGGAAAAGTGTCTGTGGGCTGGGACCCCTGAGCGCTGGGGAAG GGCTCCCACAGCCGGACTGGGGCTCCGCATTACCGTACCCAGAAGCTCCATGGGGGGCGG AACCCGCCCCTCAGGCTCTTCCGTGGTCGGGAGACTGGACAGACTTGCCGTGCACCGGCTCGGTCCCTTGGAGCCGCGTCTCCCAGGCCCTGGGTCCCGCCCTCTGGGCTGGCTCTGAAGGGGCAGCCGCCCAGAACTGCGCCACCTCCGCGGAAAGTGCCAACTCGTGGTCGGGCGCCCAGGTCGCCGCCAGCTCCACCAGCTGGGACTATTCTGTTGGCCCGGACGGCGCCACCTATTGGGGCAAGAGCCTCGGCGGGGAGCCGCCCGCCGACTCTACCATTtcgtggggcgggcctgcgggaTCGGACTATACCATCTCCTGGGACTCGGGGCTGCATACGGACTGCACCACCTCTTCGAAGGAGTACCAGACTTCAGATCTCACCACTTCTTCCGAACCGAGCCAGCAGTCGGACCGCGCAACCTTGGCTTGTTACCCCAAAGCTAACCACCGAG GTCCCATTCAGCTGTGGCAGTTCCTCCTGGAGCTACTCCACGACGGGGCGCGTAGCAGCTGCATCCGCTGGACGGGCAATAGCCGCGAGTTCCAACTCTGCGACCCCAAAGAG GTGGCGCGGCTGTGGGGCGAGCGCAAGAGGAAGCCCGGCATGAATTACGAGAAGCTGAGCCGAGGTCTGCGCTACTACTACCGCCGCGACATCGTGCGCAAGAGCGGGGGGCGCAAGTACACGTACCGCTTCGGGGGCCGCGTGCCTGGCCTAGTCTATCCCGACTGCGTGGAGAGCGGACAGGGAGCAACGACTCAATAA
- the ETV2 gene encoding ETS translocation variant 2 isoform X3 encodes MAHRPSRSVACGIFLVQGTNPCPLHRQEDSQPLRHQGSPKEVIFNEYSQRAAMDLWNWDEASAQEVPLGSRLSGLEGAELDFYFPELALQGDTLTAETGWKSVCGLGPLSAGEEPAPQALPWSGDWTDLPCTGSVPWSRVSQALGPALWAGSEGAAAQNCATSAESANSWSGAQVAASSTSWDYSVGPDGATYWGKSLGGEPPADSTISWGGPAGSDYTISWDSGLHTDCTTSSKEYQTSDLTTSSEPSQQSDRATLACYPKANHRGPIQLWQFLLELLHDGARSSCIRWTGNSREFQLCDPKEVARLWGERKRKPGMNYEKLSRGLRYYYRRDIVRKSGGRKYTYRFGGRVPGLVYPDCVESGQGATTQ; translated from the exons atggctcacaggcctagccgctccgtggcatgcgggatcttcctggtccagggcacgaacccgtgtcccctgcatcggcaggaggactctcaaccactgcgccaccagggaagccctaaagaggTTATTTTTAATG AATATTCACAGCGAGCAGCCATGGATTTGTGGAACTGGGATGAAGCATCAGCACAGGAAGTGCCCCTGGGGAGCAGGCTGTCAGGTCTGG AAGGAGCTGAACTCGACTTCTATTTCCCTGAACTGGCGCTCCAAGGGGACACGCTGACAGCGGAGACAGGTTGGAAAAGTGTCTGTGGGCTGGGACCCCTGAGCGCTGGGGAAG AACCCGCCCCTCAGGCTCTTCCGTGGTCGGGAGACTGGACAGACTTGCCGTGCACCGGCTCGGTCCCTTGGAGCCGCGTCTCCCAGGCCCTGGGTCCCGCCCTCTGGGCTGGCTCTGAAGGGGCAGCCGCCCAGAACTGCGCCACCTCCGCGGAAAGTGCCAACTCGTGGTCGGGCGCCCAGGTCGCCGCCAGCTCCACCAGCTGGGACTATTCTGTTGGCCCGGACGGCGCCACCTATTGGGGCAAGAGCCTCGGCGGGGAGCCGCCCGCCGACTCTACCATTtcgtggggcgggcctgcgggaTCGGACTATACCATCTCCTGGGACTCGGGGCTGCATACGGACTGCACCACCTCTTCGAAGGAGTACCAGACTTCAGATCTCACCACTTCTTCCGAACCGAGCCAGCAGTCGGACCGCGCAACCTTGGCTTGTTACCCCAAAGCTAACCACCGAG GTCCCATTCAGCTGTGGCAGTTCCTCCTGGAGCTACTCCACGACGGGGCGCGTAGCAGCTGCATCCGCTGGACGGGCAATAGCCGCGAGTTCCAACTCTGCGACCCCAAAGAG GTGGCGCGGCTGTGGGGCGAGCGCAAGAGGAAGCCCGGCATGAATTACGAGAAGCTGAGCCGAGGTCTGCGCTACTACTACCGCCGCGACATCGTGCGCAAGAGCGGGGGGCGCAAGTACACGTACCGCTTCGGGGGCCGCGTGCCTGGCCTAGTCTATCCCGACTGCGTGGAGAGCGGACAGGGAGCAACGACTCAATAA
- the LOC132509268 gene encoding cytochrome c oxidase subunit 6B1: protein MAEDIKTKIKNYQTAPFDSRFPNQNQTRNCWQNYLDFHRCEKAMTAKGGDVSVCEWYRRVYKSLCPISWVSAWDDRRAEGTFPGKI, encoded by the exons ATGGCAGAGGACATCAAGACCAAAATCAAGAACTACCAGACTGCTCCTTTTGACAGCCGCTTCCCCAACCAGAACCAGACGAGGAACTGCTGGCAGAACTACCTGG ACTTCCACCGCTGTGAGAAGGCAATGACTGCTAAAGGGGGTGACGTCTCCGTGTGTGAATGGTACCGGCGTGTGTACAAGTCCCTCTGCCCCATATCCTGG GTGTCAGCCTGGGACGACCGCCGGGCAGAAGGCACGTTTCCTGGGAAGATCTGA
- the ETV2 gene encoding ETS translocation variant 2 isoform X4 gives MRAAMDLWNWDEASAQEVPLGSRLSGLEGAELDFYFPELALQGDTLTAETGWKSVCGLGPLSAGEGLPQPDWGSALPYPEAPWGAEPAPQALPWSGDWTDLPCTGSVPWSRVSQALGPALWAGSEGAAAQNCATSAESANSWSGAQVAASSTSWDYSVGPDGATYWGKSLGGEPPADSTISWGGPAGSDYTISWDSGLHTDCTTSSKEYQTSDLTTSSEPSQQSDRATLACYPKANHRGPIQLWQFLLELLHDGARSSCIRWTGNSREFQLCDPKEVARLWGERKRKPGMNYEKLSRGLRYYYRRDIVRKSGGRKYTYRFGGRVPGLVYPDCVESGQGATTQ, from the exons ATG CGAGCAGCCATGGATTTGTGGAACTGGGATGAAGCATCAGCACAGGAAGTGCCCCTGGGGAGCAGGCTGTCAGGTCTGG AAGGAGCTGAACTCGACTTCTATTTCCCTGAACTGGCGCTCCAAGGGGACACGCTGACAGCGGAGACAGGTTGGAAAAGTGTCTGTGGGCTGGGACCCCTGAGCGCTGGGGAAG GGCTCCCACAGCCGGACTGGGGCTCCGCATTACCGTACCCAGAAGCTCCATGGGGGGCGG AACCCGCCCCTCAGGCTCTTCCGTGGTCGGGAGACTGGACAGACTTGCCGTGCACCGGCTCGGTCCCTTGGAGCCGCGTCTCCCAGGCCCTGGGTCCCGCCCTCTGGGCTGGCTCTGAAGGGGCAGCCGCCCAGAACTGCGCCACCTCCGCGGAAAGTGCCAACTCGTGGTCGGGCGCCCAGGTCGCCGCCAGCTCCACCAGCTGGGACTATTCTGTTGGCCCGGACGGCGCCACCTATTGGGGCAAGAGCCTCGGCGGGGAGCCGCCCGCCGACTCTACCATTtcgtggggcgggcctgcgggaTCGGACTATACCATCTCCTGGGACTCGGGGCTGCATACGGACTGCACCACCTCTTCGAAGGAGTACCAGACTTCAGATCTCACCACTTCTTCCGAACCGAGCCAGCAGTCGGACCGCGCAACCTTGGCTTGTTACCCCAAAGCTAACCACCGAG GTCCCATTCAGCTGTGGCAGTTCCTCCTGGAGCTACTCCACGACGGGGCGCGTAGCAGCTGCATCCGCTGGACGGGCAATAGCCGCGAGTTCCAACTCTGCGACCCCAAAGAG GTGGCGCGGCTGTGGGGCGAGCGCAAGAGGAAGCCCGGCATGAATTACGAGAAGCTGAGCCGAGGTCTGCGCTACTACTACCGCCGCGACATCGTGCGCAAGAGCGGGGGGCGCAAGTACACGTACCGCTTCGGGGGCCGCGTGCCTGGCCTAGTCTATCCCGACTGCGTGGAGAGCGGACAGGGAGCAACGACTCAATAA
- the ETV2 gene encoding ETS translocation variant 2 isoform X6 yields the protein MDLWNWDEASAQEVPLGSRLSEGAELDFYFPELALQGDTLTAETGWKSVCGLGPLSAGEGLPQPDWGSALPYPEAPWGAEPAPQALPWSGDWTDLPCTGSVPWSRVSQALGPALWAGSEGAAAQNCATSAESANSWSGAQVAASSTSWDYSVGPDGATYWGKSLGGEPPADSTISWGGPAGSDYTISWDSGLHTDCTTSSKEYQTSDLTTSSEPSQQSDRATLACYPKANHRGPIQLWQFLLELLHDGARSSCIRWTGNSREFQLCDPKEVARLWGERKRKPGMNYEKLSRGLRYYYRRDIVRKSGGRKYTYRFGGRVPGLVYPDCVESGQGATTQ from the exons ATGGATTTGTGGAACTGGGATGAAGCATCAGCACAGGAAGTGCCCCTGGGGAGCAGGCTGTCAG AAGGAGCTGAACTCGACTTCTATTTCCCTGAACTGGCGCTCCAAGGGGACACGCTGACAGCGGAGACAGGTTGGAAAAGTGTCTGTGGGCTGGGACCCCTGAGCGCTGGGGAAG GGCTCCCACAGCCGGACTGGGGCTCCGCATTACCGTACCCAGAAGCTCCATGGGGGGCGG AACCCGCCCCTCAGGCTCTTCCGTGGTCGGGAGACTGGACAGACTTGCCGTGCACCGGCTCGGTCCCTTGGAGCCGCGTCTCCCAGGCCCTGGGTCCCGCCCTCTGGGCTGGCTCTGAAGGGGCAGCCGCCCAGAACTGCGCCACCTCCGCGGAAAGTGCCAACTCGTGGTCGGGCGCCCAGGTCGCCGCCAGCTCCACCAGCTGGGACTATTCTGTTGGCCCGGACGGCGCCACCTATTGGGGCAAGAGCCTCGGCGGGGAGCCGCCCGCCGACTCTACCATTtcgtggggcgggcctgcgggaTCGGACTATACCATCTCCTGGGACTCGGGGCTGCATACGGACTGCACCACCTCTTCGAAGGAGTACCAGACTTCAGATCTCACCACTTCTTCCGAACCGAGCCAGCAGTCGGACCGCGCAACCTTGGCTTGTTACCCCAAAGCTAACCACCGAG GTCCCATTCAGCTGTGGCAGTTCCTCCTGGAGCTACTCCACGACGGGGCGCGTAGCAGCTGCATCCGCTGGACGGGCAATAGCCGCGAGTTCCAACTCTGCGACCCCAAAGAG GTGGCGCGGCTGTGGGGCGAGCGCAAGAGGAAGCCCGGCATGAATTACGAGAAGCTGAGCCGAGGTCTGCGCTACTACTACCGCCGCGACATCGTGCGCAAGAGCGGGGGGCGCAAGTACACGTACCGCTTCGGGGGCCGCGTGCCTGGCCTAGTCTATCCCGACTGCGTGGAGAGCGGACAGGGAGCAACGACTCAATAA
- the ETV2 gene encoding ETS translocation variant 2 isoform X7, protein MAHRPSRSVACGIFLVQGTNPCPLHRQEDSQPLRHQGSPKEVIFNEYSQRAAMDLWNWDEASAQEVPLGSRLSGLEGAELDFYFPELALQGDTLTAETGWKSVCGLGPLSAGEGLPQPDWGSALPYPEAPWGAEPAPQALPWSGDWTDLPCTGSVPWSRVSQALGPALWAGSEGAAAQNCATSAESANSWSGAQVAASSTSWDYSVGPDGATYWGKSLGGEPPADSTISWGGPAGSDYTISWDSGLHTDCTTSSKEYQTSDLTTSSEPSQQSDRATLACYPKANHRD, encoded by the exons atggctcacaggcctagccgctccgtggcatgcgggatcttcctggtccagggcacgaacccgtgtcccctgcatcggcaggaggactctcaaccactgcgccaccagggaagccctaaagaggTTATTTTTAATG AATATTCACAGCGAGCAGCCATGGATTTGTGGAACTGGGATGAAGCATCAGCACAGGAAGTGCCCCTGGGGAGCAGGCTGTCAGGTCTGG AAGGAGCTGAACTCGACTTCTATTTCCCTGAACTGGCGCTCCAAGGGGACACGCTGACAGCGGAGACAGGTTGGAAAAGTGTCTGTGGGCTGGGACCCCTGAGCGCTGGGGAAG GGCTCCCACAGCCGGACTGGGGCTCCGCATTACCGTACCCAGAAGCTCCATGGGGGGCGG AACCCGCCCCTCAGGCTCTTCCGTGGTCGGGAGACTGGACAGACTTGCCGTGCACCGGCTCGGTCCCTTGGAGCCGCGTCTCCCAGGCCCTGGGTCCCGCCCTCTGGGCTGGCTCTGAAGGGGCAGCCGCCCAGAACTGCGCCACCTCCGCGGAAAGTGCCAACTCGTGGTCGGGCGCCCAGGTCGCCGCCAGCTCCACCAGCTGGGACTATTCTGTTGGCCCGGACGGCGCCACCTATTGGGGCAAGAGCCTCGGCGGGGAGCCGCCCGCCGACTCTACCATTtcgtggggcgggcctgcgggaTCGGACTATACCATCTCCTGGGACTCGGGGCTGCATACGGACTGCACCACCTCTTCGAAGGAGTACCAGACTTCAGATCTCACCACTTCTTCCGAACCGAGCCAGCAGTCGGACCGCGCAACCTTGGCTTGTTACCCCAAAGCTAACCACCGAG ACTAA
- the ETV2 gene encoding ETS translocation variant 2 isoform X2 has product MAHRPSRSVACGIFLVQGTNPCPLHRQEDSQPLRHQGSPKEVIFNEYSQRAAMDLWNWDEASAQEVPLGSRLSEGAELDFYFPELALQGDTLTAETGWKSVCGLGPLSAGEGLPQPDWGSALPYPEAPWGAEPAPQALPWSGDWTDLPCTGSVPWSRVSQALGPALWAGSEGAAAQNCATSAESANSWSGAQVAASSTSWDYSVGPDGATYWGKSLGGEPPADSTISWGGPAGSDYTISWDSGLHTDCTTSSKEYQTSDLTTSSEPSQQSDRATLACYPKANHRGPIQLWQFLLELLHDGARSSCIRWTGNSREFQLCDPKEVARLWGERKRKPGMNYEKLSRGLRYYYRRDIVRKSGGRKYTYRFGGRVPGLVYPDCVESGQGATTQ; this is encoded by the exons atggctcacaggcctagccgctccgtggcatgcgggatcttcctggtccagggcacgaacccgtgtcccctgcatcggcaggaggactctcaaccactgcgccaccagggaagccctaaagaggTTATTTTTAATG AATATTCACAGCGAGCAGCCATGGATTTGTGGAACTGGGATGAAGCATCAGCACAGGAAGTGCCCCTGGGGAGCAGGCTGTCAG AAGGAGCTGAACTCGACTTCTATTTCCCTGAACTGGCGCTCCAAGGGGACACGCTGACAGCGGAGACAGGTTGGAAAAGTGTCTGTGGGCTGGGACCCCTGAGCGCTGGGGAAG GGCTCCCACAGCCGGACTGGGGCTCCGCATTACCGTACCCAGAAGCTCCATGGGGGGCGG AACCCGCCCCTCAGGCTCTTCCGTGGTCGGGAGACTGGACAGACTTGCCGTGCACCGGCTCGGTCCCTTGGAGCCGCGTCTCCCAGGCCCTGGGTCCCGCCCTCTGGGCTGGCTCTGAAGGGGCAGCCGCCCAGAACTGCGCCACCTCCGCGGAAAGTGCCAACTCGTGGTCGGGCGCCCAGGTCGCCGCCAGCTCCACCAGCTGGGACTATTCTGTTGGCCCGGACGGCGCCACCTATTGGGGCAAGAGCCTCGGCGGGGAGCCGCCCGCCGACTCTACCATTtcgtggggcgggcctgcgggaTCGGACTATACCATCTCCTGGGACTCGGGGCTGCATACGGACTGCACCACCTCTTCGAAGGAGTACCAGACTTCAGATCTCACCACTTCTTCCGAACCGAGCCAGCAGTCGGACCGCGCAACCTTGGCTTGTTACCCCAAAGCTAACCACCGAG GTCCCATTCAGCTGTGGCAGTTCCTCCTGGAGCTACTCCACGACGGGGCGCGTAGCAGCTGCATCCGCTGGACGGGCAATAGCCGCGAGTTCCAACTCTGCGACCCCAAAGAG GTGGCGCGGCTGTGGGGCGAGCGCAAGAGGAAGCCCGGCATGAATTACGAGAAGCTGAGCCGAGGTCTGCGCTACTACTACCGCCGCGACATCGTGCGCAAGAGCGGGGGGCGCAAGTACACGTACCGCTTCGGGGGCCGCGTGCCTGGCCTAGTCTATCCCGACTGCGTGGAGAGCGGACAGGGAGCAACGACTCAATAA